ATATGAAGAGAAAAAAATAGAAAGCCATAATCTGCATGGAACGGGATGTACCCTCTCTTCCGCCATTGCCACCTATCTTGCCAAAGGCTATCCCATGCGAGAATCTATCCAGCATGCGAAAGCATATATCACTCAAGCCATTATCGCAGGAAAAGAATTGAATATCGGGCATGGCAACGGCCCTTTATGGCATTTTCCGGACTCCGTTGCACAAATGTGTACATTTTGTGCGGTTGTATCATAAAAATACGTAACTTTGCACCCGCAATTAAAAATCAATTAAATAATAAAAATATGAAAGCATTTGTATTTCCCGGTCAAGGCGCCCAATTTGTAGGAATGGGTAAAGACCTGTATGAAAACTCAGCTTTAGCAAAAGAATTGTTTGAAAAAGCAAATGATATCCTCGGATATCGCATTACAGATATCATGTTCGATGGCACAGACGAAGATCTTCGTCAGACAAAGGTTACTCAACCTGCCGTATTCCTTCACTCTGTTATTTCTGCTCTTTGCATGGGCGACGACTTCAAGCCGGAAATGACTGCCGGTCACTCACTTGGTGAATTCTCTGCATTGGTAGCTGCCGGCGCATTGAGTTTTGAAGATGGATTGAAACTCGTGTATGCACGTGCAATGGCTATGCAGAAAGCTTGTGAAGCTACTCCTTCCACCATGGCCGCCATTATCGCATTGCCGGATGAGAAAGTAGAAGAAATCTGTGCAGCAGTAAATGCAGAAGGCGAAGTTTGCGTACCGGCCAACTACAACTGTCCGGGACAAATCGTTATCTCTGGTTCTGTACCGGGTATCGAAAAGGCTTGCGAACTGATGAAAGCTGCCGGAGCAAAACGTGCTCTTCCGCTGAAAGTGGGTGGTGCTTTCCATTCTCCATTGATGGATCCTGCTAAAGTAGAATTGGAAGCTGCTATCAAAGCTACCGAAGTACATACTCCTAAATGTCCGGTATATCAGAATGTGGATGCACTTCCTCACACTGACCCTGCAGAAATCAAAAAGAACCTGGTTGCTCAATTGACTGCTTCCGTACGTTGGACACAATCAGTAAAGAATATGGTTGCTGACGGTGCTACTGATTTTACAGAATGTGGCCCGGGCGCTGTACTTCAAGGATTGATTAAAAAGATTGACGGTACTGTCAATGCTCACGGTATTGCATAAATATCCGTAAGACAGACTTCATCTTCATATAAAAAAGCGTGTTGGCAACTATTGCCAACACGCTTTTTTATATATGAGAACCATTGGTAGAAAACCAATGAACATGTTGTAAAACACCCTGGTACTTTTCTTTTCCGGCAAACTTTCCGAATCTTTCTTTTGTTTTTATTATAGGAATCATTTACCCCAATTTATGAGCCATGAAAATACATGAATATCAAGCGAAAGAGATTTTCTCCAAGTACGGAATACCTGTCGAGAGGCACACTTTATGCCGTACTGCCGCAGGCGTTCTAGCTGCATACCGGAGGATGGGAACAGACAGAGTCGTTATAAAGGCACAAGTATTAACCGGAGGCCGAGGAAAAGCCGGAGGAGTGAAACTGGTAAACAATACGGAAGATGCGTACCAGGAAGCTAAGAATATTCTCGGAATGAGTATTAAAGGGCTTCCGGTCAATCAAGTCCTAGTCAGCGAGGCAGTCGATATTGCTGCAGAATATTACGTCAGCTATACCATCGACCGGAATACACGTTCTGTCATTCTGATGATGAGTGCATCCGGCGGTATGGATATTGAAGAGGTAGCCTGTCAGACACCGGAGAAAATCATCCGATATTCAATTAATCCATTCATTGGCCTTCCCGACTACCTGGCAAGGCGTTTCGCTTTCGCTCTCTTCCCCCAAATGGAACAGGCAGGTAAAATGGCCGTCATCCTTCAGGAACTTTATAAAATCTTTGTGGAGAATGACGCGTCGCTAGTGGAAGTAAATCCGCTGGCACTTACAAAGAAAGGTACGTTAATAGCTATTGACGCAAAGATTGCTTTTGATGACAATGCGCTCTATCGTCATCCGGAGATTCATGCTTTGTTTGATCCGGCGGAAGAAGAAAAAGTGGAAGCAGACGCCAAAGATAAAGGATTCAGTTATGTCCACATGGACGGCAATATCGGTTGTATGGTAAATGGCGCCGGACTTGCCATGGCTACTATGGACATGATTAAACTTTACGGCGGTCAGCCTGCTAATTTTCTCGACATCGGTGGCAGCTCCAATCCTGTCAAGGTCATTGAAGCAATGAAACTCTTATTGCAGGATGAGAAAGTAAAAGTGGTCCTGATTAATATTTTCGGAGGGATCACTCGTTGCGATGATGTGGCAATGGGACTTCTCCAGGCATTCGAACAAATAAACAGCAATGTCCCTGTCATCGTCCGGCTTACAGGCACCAATGAACATATCGGACGGGAACTGTTACGGAATTACAGCCGTTTCCAAATAGCCACAACGATGAAAGAGGCTGCTCTTATGGCTCTAAAAGCATAATACGTACCAAATCACTAAAAAATAAAGCAATTATGAGCATACTAATAGATAAATCCACCCGTTTGATTGTACAGGGAATCACCGGCAGAGACGGGCTTTTCCATGCCAAGAAGATGAAAGAATACGGAACTAATGTGGTCGGGGGTACTTCTCCGGGCAAAGGAGGAACAGATGTGGACGGAATCCCCGTATTCAATACCATGTATGATGCTGTCGAACAGACAAAAGCTAATACCTCCATCATTTTCGTTCCGGCACGTTTTGCGGCAGATGCTATCATGGAGGCAGCAGACGCAGGCATCCGGATCATAGTCTGCATTGCAGAAGGAATCCCCACACTGGACGTGATTAAGGCGCATCGGTTTGCCGAACAAAAAGGTGCCATGTTGATCGGGCCTAACTGTCCGGGACTTATCTCTCCGGGAAAAAGCATGGTTGGCATCTTACCGGGACAAGTCTTTTTAGAAGGGAAAGTAGGTGTCATCAGCCGTAGCGGAACACTTACTTACGAGATTGTATATCACTTAACAGCTAATGGAATGGGGCAATCCACTGCTATCGGCATCGGAGGCGATCCTGTTGTAGGACTTCACTTCCGCCAACTGTTGGAAATGTTTCAGAATGATCCGGAAACAGAAGCAATCGTCCTGATTGGAGAGATTGGAGGAAATGCGGAAGAGCAAGCGGCCGAATATATCCGCAATAATGTAACCAAACCTGTGGTTGCATTTATTGCCGGACAATCAGCTCCTCCGGGAAAACAAATGGGGCATGCAGGTGCTATCATTTCGGGAAGCTCCGGTTCGGCAAAAGAGAAAATTGAATCTTTGGAAGCAGCTGGTATCCAGGTAGCACAAGAGCCTTCGGATATACCCAAACTATTGAAAAAACAAACTCCAAAAGAGAAATAAAAAATAGAAGCAGTTATAAGAAGAGCATTCATCGGATAAGCGCAGAAGAAACCGAAAAGCATAGCCAACTGCATCATAAACCAGAATATCCATGTATCTTTGGGCAATGACTCATTGATGAATAGCACAAAATAAACAATTAAATTGGAACTTAATAATATGGTGGATGACGAGGAAGATAATAATGAGGATTAAAAGGAAGAAGGGCGCGCTAGTTACCTAGTGCGCCCTTCTCTATTACTGTCTATTTATTCAGTATTAGTTCTTTGGCAATGCTTCTTTCACTACCATTGAACGACCTACATATTCTGCACCGTTCAATTGTTTGATAGCGTTGTTAGCTTCTGTATCATCCGGCATTTCGATAAACGCAAAACCTTTTGATCTTCTAGTTTCACGATCTGTGATTAACTTTACTGAAGCAACTGTTCCATACTCTTCCATTACATGTCTCAAATCCGATTCCTTAACATTATAGCTAAGATTTCCAATGTACAAATTCATAAAATACAAATATAAAAAATTAATAATTCAATAAGAAAGTTTTAGGAAGATCTTAATTAGAGATGGATATGCTCAAATAAATGAGAAGATTCATGTAAAAAAATCAAATCGTAATAAACCTCTTTATTGTTGTTGGTACAAAGGAAAGCATTATTTGGAGATATTGCACTATATTCCCTCCTTTTTCTTTTCTCAAAACATCTTTTTTATGAAAATAGGTCAATACTTAACGTTCGTATCCTTTTATATCGGGCTATTTCATACCAATCACCGGATTAGTCTTCTGCAGATTCTTTGTTACAAACTCCTCGAAAAACAATTTCTTATAGCTACCACTACCTATCGCTATCTCATAAGTTCTGATAAAAACATCATTGGTATCAAAAGAGTCAATCTGTGAGGTATTGACAATATAGGATTTATTTACCCGGAGGAATTGCCTGCCGGGCAGTTGCTCATGAATATTTTTCAAATTCATTTTAGTAACTACCCTCTGATCTTCTAATTGGAGAATTGAATAATCTTTTAGCCCTTCAATAAATAGAATGTCGTTAAAGTTTATTTTAAAATATCGTCGTTCCGACCTGATGAAGATGTACTCTTCCTGTATTTCTTCCACTTTCTCGGGCGTCTCCAACAACAACAGTTTATGGTAGGCAACAGCTTTATTGACCGCTTTCAGAAAACGATTCATCTCTATCGGTTTCACCAAATAATCGATGGCACTCACTTCATAACTATCAAGTGCATATTCTGCATAGGCTGTCGTAAAAATAATCAATGTATTCCTGGGGATACTTTGCGCAAATTCCATTCCCGTAATTCCCGGCATTTGGATATCGAGGAAAACCAAATCAACTGTATGTTCATTCATAAAGGCGGATGCCACGA
The Bacteroides luhongzhouii DNA segment above includes these coding regions:
- the fabD gene encoding ACP S-malonyltransferase, whose protein sequence is MKAFVFPGQGAQFVGMGKDLYENSALAKELFEKANDILGYRITDIMFDGTDEDLRQTKVTQPAVFLHSVISALCMGDDFKPEMTAGHSLGEFSALVAAGALSFEDGLKLVYARAMAMQKACEATPSTMAAIIALPDEKVEEICAAVNAEGEVCVPANYNCPGQIVISGSVPGIEKACELMKAAGAKRALPLKVGGAFHSPLMDPAKVELEAAIKATEVHTPKCPVYQNVDALPHTDPAEIKKNLVAQLTASVRWTQSVKNMVADGATDFTECGPGAVLQGLIKKIDGTVNAHGIA
- the sucC gene encoding ADP-forming succinate--CoA ligase subunit beta, encoding MKIHEYQAKEIFSKYGIPVERHTLCRTAAGVLAAYRRMGTDRVVIKAQVLTGGRGKAGGVKLVNNTEDAYQEAKNILGMSIKGLPVNQVLVSEAVDIAAEYYVSYTIDRNTRSVILMMSASGGMDIEEVACQTPEKIIRYSINPFIGLPDYLARRFAFALFPQMEQAGKMAVILQELYKIFVENDASLVEVNPLALTKKGTLIAIDAKIAFDDNALYRHPEIHALFDPAEEEKVEADAKDKGFSYVHMDGNIGCMVNGAGLAMATMDMIKLYGGQPANFLDIGGSSNPVKVIEAMKLLLQDEKVKVVLINIFGGITRCDDVAMGLLQAFEQINSNVPVIVRLTGTNEHIGRELLRNYSRFQIATTMKEAALMALKA
- the sucD gene encoding succinate--CoA ligase subunit alpha, yielding MSILIDKSTRLIVQGITGRDGLFHAKKMKEYGTNVVGGTSPGKGGTDVDGIPVFNTMYDAVEQTKANTSIIFVPARFAADAIMEAADAGIRIIVCIAEGIPTLDVIKAHRFAEQKGAMLIGPNCPGLISPGKSMVGILPGQVFLEGKVGVISRSGTLTYEIVYHLTANGMGQSTAIGIGGDPVVGLHFRQLLEMFQNDPETEAIVLIGEIGGNAEEQAAEYIRNNVTKPVVAFIAGQSAPPGKQMGHAGAIISGSSGSAKEKIESLEAAGIQVAQEPSDIPKLLKKQTPKEK
- a CDS encoding RNA recognition motif domain-containing protein, which produces MNLYIGNLSYNVKESDLRHVMEEYGTVASVKLITDRETRRSKGFAFIEMPDDTEANNAIKQLNGAEYVGRSMVVKEALPKN
- a CDS encoding LytR/AlgR family response regulator transcription factor encodes the protein MNCIIVDDEPVARKGMKLLVEQIPQLVLTGSFNNAIVASAFMNEHTVDLVFLDIQMPGITGMEFAQSIPRNTLIIFTTAYAEYALDSYEVSAIDYLVKPIEMNRFLKAVNKAVAYHKLLLLETPEKVEEIQEEYIFIRSERRYFKINFNDILFIEGLKDYSILQLEDQRVVTKMNLKNIHEQLPGRQFLRVNKSYIVNTSQIDSFDTNDVFIRTYEIAIGSGSYKKLFFEEFVTKNLQKTNPVIGMK